The region TCCCGAGAGGATTTACGGGCACCTCCCAAGACCCCCGTCCTTCACCATGGGTGTGAGGCACTCTGAGTTTGTCATGCCGCTTGTGGTGGATGTTATTGATTGAATACAGATCACTTCAGATaagatgttattttatttatttatttctgtaacAATGAATGACTCAGCAAATGTAATCCAACAGTcctgaaaaaatacaaaatacaatacaataacaGTAAGAACTTAAATTGAAAGGGTTGTATCACAGAATttcttaattaaattaaatacttgcaTTGTGTGTgatattcaaaataaataaataaatgaataaataaatacataaataaaacagaaaaacactgaTTTACTTCGAAGCTAGCTTAGCAAGATATGATCACATTAAGAAGGGCAGCGAGTGGGAGTCCCTATGGTTTTGTCTTTGGTATGGTGACTTTTACAGGAGCGCTCCAGTCGCTGCAGTGGCCCAGATCCAGCAGCTCCTTGGCACAGACCTGGAACTGGTACGCCCTCCCCGGGAGCAGCCCCTTCAGCTTAGCCCTGGTGCTCTCAAATGGACCCACCTGAAGGGGAAAACACTGTCAGTACGTCCATACTGATTTAACATCCAAGTTACTCCAAGTTAAGTGTTTGTTGTAGCATTTTATCCTAAATTcagctcattaaaaaaaaaaaaaaaaatacaattacttAACTTTACTGTTGAATACTATTAATACTGTTATTTCTAGATTAGATTAGGTGTCTTTATTGTTGCTGAACAATTTCAGTGAAATTGACATTGCAGCTCTCgtttgcaaagaaaaaaaaaacaacagcaacaatacaataaaatacaatgcaatactttaaaatacaataaaatacttaaaaatacAGTAGAATATTATATTCTGAAATGCAATGAATGCATGTGTGGTTTCGAGGGAGGTTAAATGATAGAAAATTATGGTTTCTTTTATGGTTAAAAGATTTAATCATGGTTTGAGTTACTTCTATCCTTATGGACACAATATGATGGGAATAATGAAATACTTTAAAAAGAGCCATTTAAGCCACCCAACATAGCAATACCTCCTCTGACCACAAGGGGGCATGCAGGCCAGGGGCTGGCACTTGAGCCTTTTTGTCATATGatgcccccgtgtggtcagaggAGGTATTGCTACCAGAGTGGCTTCAGTATACAAAAAGTACCTGTATTTCACAAACGGAGTGATTTATTGCAACttacaaaatattcaaattctCAAACTGAAATCTGGTTTCACTAAACAACCAAAATTTCAAGAAGGGGGAAAACAAAACCGTGTGATTGTTGACATGTATTCACAGATAAAGGGATTTTCTGATCATCTTTTGAAGTTGCCTGAGGGAtttgggtattttttttaaacttccacTTGTGAAACATGTGAAATGTGTGGAGGCATCAGATGTGGATTTTTCTTTAGCAGCATTTCTCTTGTTACAACACCTCGGACCGGCATGTGTTGATGAGGACGTTTCTTACCTTGACAGAGTGTGGGTTGCCCCTGTTTTCCCACTTGTAGACTATCTGGTACTTGAGGGGGAAGATGTCCAGGCTTGCCCACGTCGGGGGAGGAGACCACTCCACGGACAAGTTTCTGATACTGTGAGGGAAAACACGAACATCTACGGGAGGATCTGGTTTCACTGCAAATAGATCAAAAGTGGAGGTTTAGATAGAAAACAGAATGAGAAAATGTTTAGGATTAACTACATTTCAGAAAAACCTGCAAAACTTTACTTCTCCTTATAAATTACATGATTACTTCTCTGTACTTTTATGATGATTCATGCAAAATTTCATTCTCACCGATATCCTCCAACATGAAACTGGTCAGATGAGAGCTGCTTTTGCCGGAACTAACTGCTGTGACGTTGACGATGTAGTCGGTGAGAAGTTTCATGTTGGGCAAGTGACAGCGCCACAGCTGGAAAACAGTCAAATGCAGCCTATCTTTAGCTTTTGATCCATATTATATAGACTTGGGCTTAGGACACTTTGTCCTTCTCGTGTCTCAGCCGTGTGATGGTTCATCGCAGATGCCTCTGAGTCCAGAGAGGGAGATGTACAAATACAACATACATACAAACTACTTCTTTTTAGTCTTAAATCTTCTCAAATCTTTTGTGAAAGTAGCTGCATCACGCAGTGCTTGATGTTAGTTTATCAAAGTCATGTTTTACCCATCAGCTAGTTCATGAATAACCAGAGATCCCAGGTGTGACATCTATTAACTTATTCCCTGGATGATTTAATGATAGAATACACTGTTGTAGGAGATATATAGGGATCCCTTCCAAGCTTTCCTCTTTAATTAATCTCAGCTCCTTGAAATCTTTGGTTTGGATGCTGTTTTTAAACCTAATTATTGTtacattgtttaaaaaaaaaatattctcaagttttatttcattcacaaataaaatacgaTGAATTTGATTTTCCGCTGTTATTAGCCAGTAAACAGTCATACTGAACagtttaattcaaattaaaaagacagGCCTGTAGCTGATCGGTCAGaggttttcttaaaaaaaaaaaaaaaaagacatggtaTTTTCCAAACTCTATAATTATAACTGCATGAAACAACAAGACAGTGCAGAAAAATCCCATGTAAATAACAGTCGCATGCTAAGTTTCATTTGGGCTATAATCAGtgtggaccccccccccccccctactcaTCTGCTGCAGACTCAACACGCACAGATCCCTTACACAAATGTAAACAGTCTGGTACCTGCTCAGACTCAGACGAGGGTGAGTCAGCTTTGATGAGACTGCAAGAAGTGCTGTTTGCCTGCTGGCTTCTCTCACTGTTAAGCAAAAGCAGGGACAGATTTAGAGACGTCAACCCTGGTGACACTTGTTAAATGAAGTATTTTTAACTACAACTACAAAAGAGGTTGGAGTATCCCAGGTTCACCTGTACGTGGCGATGTAGTGCATGGGAGCGGACTGGGAGGGCTCGGGCCAGGAGCAAACCGTCAAATTCGGGTAGGAGGGACACCAGCATTTCACTGCGGCGGTGGACGGAGCATCTGGAGGAGGAATACATCCCCTTATTTACAGAGCATAACCCTAAATGGCTCTGCATCACGATAAAGGCAATgcttgaaaataaataattcaggAGTTATTACTAAACTCCATCAGTAcatgtttaattaaatataGAAAAATGTGTACACCTATTTATGCATGCACCTGCAATTAATTATGTTCCCTTAACCTTTAAAGTGCCTTTCCAACTTACAATTTGAATGCTTTACCTTAGATCTTAGCCATTTTTTACAAAACACTAACCATGAAGTCCTAATCCTCAGACAACCATTTAAAATTGTGCAATCAAGCAGTTTGGTCACTGTTGGATGTCACGGCTAAAGTGAGATTGTTCCCTAGCGCATGTAGTAAAACATGCAAAAGATGTTATACATATGCACGTGGAAAAAACATGGTCGCTGTGAGTGTTTCTGTCAGCCAGACTGGTACTCACCCCCTGATGTTGAAGTCACTCTCAGCAGCTCCAACGCTTGGCTTCCCAAAACACACAGGAGGAGCACAAGAGTGACACTTGTGCTATGAAACCTCACAGCCATCAGTGCTTCAGAGGATTTATACGGAGAAAGGTTTATAAAACTCTCCCTTGTGCAGGATTAAGAATCTACTCTCTTTCCAGGTCTGCGTGTACTTCTACCAACTATCAACTAGCTTAACTATCAAAGTTAAGCGATGATAAAGTGTGTGTCCTCCTGCTGACAGCGCTGGCCTGTGAATTTGAGCAGCAGAGCTCCTCAGAGCGTTAAATGGCCCTTACAAAGTGAAAGAGGAACAAAAACTGGAAACGGGAAACCTCAGTCAAAAGTTTTTGTGTCATATCTTCAGCGATGTGTTAAGTTTCCTTATGTCATAAACAAAGACATGCTGTAACATTTGCTTTATTCTGTTCCACTTGCTTACAAAAAAGGTTTACCTTCAGAGGGCTCAGGTGGCAATGGATAAGGTTTAAAGATACATAAAGAAAGACATCAGTGAATGTAGTATAGTTAGTATAAAATTttaaacagacaaaaacaaaaaaacagcagcagagGTCTCATCACCAGTATGTGCTCTCAGGTACTCTCCTCCCGTTGTGTTGGTGCTCTATACTGCCATCTAGTGGTCACACTGAGGAACTACGGTTTTAAATAAATTGGATACATAAAAGTGAGTTTATTTCAAGATTCAAAGTTCATTTTAATGGAGGTCTGATCCTCCTGTGGTGTCCGGTTGGCTGACATTTTCCCGATTGTCTCTGTGGGGCCATAATAGTTTCCTGTTGGTCCAGCCATTGAGGGAGACGCTGTGGAGGTTCCAACCCCCCGCTGGAGTCCCGTCTCTGGGGACGAGTCCCCCGCTGGAGGTCCGCAGGGACGTGAAGGCCTTGCTGATCCAGCTGTTTCTGGCTTCCTGGAGATCGCTGGCCAGGACTCCTCTGTGGTGCTCCATCTCCTGTAGGAtcaaacaaaagcacaatgcatttgaccattttttgttaaaaaaaaaaaagaaaaaaaaaaagaatcttttAACAAACACAGTTCAAGGAggataattataaataaatctaagcgtGTTTTTGTCTTTAGTACAGTGATGCACCTGAACAAAAC is a window of Cololabis saira isolate AMF1-May2022 chromosome 16, fColSai1.1, whole genome shotgun sequence DNA encoding:
- the ebi3 gene encoding interleukin-27 subunit beta, whose amino-acid sequence is MAVRFHSTSVTLVLLLCVLGSQALELLRVTSTSGDAPSTAAVKCWCPSYPNLTVCSWPEPSQSAPMHYIATYSERSQQANSTSCSLIKADSPSSESEQLWRCHLPNMKLLTDYIVNVTAVSSGKSSSHLTSFMLEDIVKPDPPVDVRVFPHSIRNLSVEWSPPPTWASLDIFPLKYQIVYKWENRGNPHSVKVGPFESTRAKLKGLLPGRAYQFQVCAKELLDLGHCSDWSAPVKVTIPKTKP